Below is a window of Planctomycetota bacterium DNA.
CAAGGCCCGGACGATGCTGGAGCAGTGGGGCGAGCGATATGCCCTCGTCGGCCCGTACAACCCGGCGACGGCGGTCACGGAGTTCGACGAGACGCCGCCCGACGGCGTGTTCCGCGACATCATCGACGCCGCCAAGCGTCGCGGCGTCGAGGCGAGGCACGGGCGATGGCTCGTGCCCGGTCGGCCTCGGACGATTCTGATCGACCATCGCGCTCGCTTCGGCTTGCTGCACGAAGACAAGTACTTCCTCTCCGCCGACCACGGCATCGAAACGCAGGCGGACGACGGCGAGGTGAACGAGGTCGTCAGCTTCGGCTTCGCGGTGGCCGAGTTCCTGGCAGCGGCATCAGAGGTCAACGCGGGGCTAGGCCGGGCAACGCTGGCGCACTTCCACGAGTGGATGGCCGGCGTGGCATTGCCGCGGATCGCGCATCGGCAGATTCCGGTGCAGACGGTCTTCACGACGCACGCAACCCTGCTCGGCCGCTACCTCGCGGGCGACGACTCGAAGTTCTACGACCACCTGCCCTTCTACGACGCCGACAAGGAGGCCGACAAGTACACGATCGGCCCGCGGCACCGCATCGAGAAGGCGGCCACGCACTCGGCGACGGTTTTCACCACTGTCAGCGACGTCACCGGCCGCGAGGCCGAGCACCTGCTGGGCCGATCGCCCGACGCGATCCTGCCCAACGGCCTGGACATCGAGCGGTTCGACGCCCCGCACGAGTTCCATCACCTTCACAGCGAGTACAAGCAGGAGATCCACAACTTCGTCCGCGGCCACTTCTTCCCCAGTGGCGCGTTCGACCTCGACAACACGCTCTACCTCTTCACCAGCGGCCGGTACGAGTACAAAAACAAGGGCCTGGACCTCTTCGTCGAGGGCCTCTTCCGGCTGAACGAAAAGCTCCGCTGGGCTCGCGACGTTGACGGCGAGACGGTGCCGACGGTCGTCGCGTTCATCATCACGCGGGCACCCGTCCGCAGCATCAACGTCGAGACGCTGGCCAACCAGGCACAGCTCGAAGAGCTCAAACGGACGTGCGATGAGATCACGGCCGGCATCGGTCAGCGGCTGTTCGAGGAGGCGTCGCGAGGGCACATGGTCGGCCGTGGTGACCTGATCGACGAGGATGCGGAGATCAAGCTCAAGCGGGCCATTAATGCCGCGCGGGTCCGTCGCTTCCCGAGCGTCGTGACGCACGATCTGGCCGACGATGCGAGCGATCCGGTCTTGCGTCACCTTCGGCATCGCAACCTGATCAACTCGCCCGGTGATCCGGTGAAGGTTGTCTTCCACCCGCAGTTTGTCAGCAGCACAAGCCCGCTGATCACGCTGGACTACGGGCAGTTCGTCCGCGGCTGTCACGTGGGCGTCTTCCCGAGCTACTACGAGCCGTGGGGCTACACGCCGATGGAGGCGATGGCCAGCGGCCTGCCGAGCATCACGACGGACCTTTCGGGCTTCGGCAGTTATGTGCGTGGCCAAGACGAACTGGAGCAAACGATGCCGAGCTACATCCCGCACACGCCCGCCGTGCTCGTGTTGGATCGTGGTCGCAACGGCTTCCACGACTCGGTCGAGCAAATGGCCGAGCACCTGTTCAACTTCACGAAGCTCAACCGGCGTCAGCGGATCGAGGTGCGCAACCGCGTCGAGAAGCTCAGCGGCCGATTCGACTGGTCGGTGCTTGGTCGGCACTACCACTCGGCCCACGAGCAGGCGCTGGGCTATCTCAGCGGCGGCAAGCCCGAACGCGGCTCGCTGGAGCTTGTCGAAGTCTGACGCGGCAAGCCGGTCACAGCTCGTCGTCCGCGTCGTCCCGAGTTACGCCTGCGACGGCGGAGATGATCAGGGCCGCGCCGGCGGACAGGGCGGCGGAGGTGAGCGGGTGTGCCTTGATCCGCGACGGCAGTCGCGTCGCCCCGGACTCGCCTCGATCGCCATTCGCCGAAGACGACGGCAACACGGCCAGCACGAACGTCTCGACGACGCTCGGTAGAACGGCACCGAGCATCGACAGCGGATCGGAGGCGCCGAGTCCTCGCGTTCGATGTTGGGCCGCATGAAGGATGGCCCGGGCGACGGACTCGCACGCTGCCTCGTCGTCGGGCGTCGCATCCGCACTCGGGACGACGAGCGCGACGTTGACCGGCAGCTTGTCCAAT
It encodes the following:
- a CDS encoding glycosyltransferase, with protein sequence TKKTKAPPSPVTPESVRRSALLFEVGWEVCWQLGGIYTVLRTKARTMLEQWGERYALVGPYNPATAVTEFDETPPDGVFRDIIDAAKRRGVEARHGRWLVPGRPRTILIDHRARFGLLHEDKYFLSADHGIETQADDGEVNEVVSFGFAVAEFLAAASEVNAGLGRATLAHFHEWMAGVALPRIAHRQIPVQTVFTTHATLLGRYLAGDDSKFYDHLPFYDADKEADKYTIGPRHRIEKAATHSATVFTTVSDVTGREAEHLLGRSPDAILPNGLDIERFDAPHEFHHLHSEYKQEIHNFVRGHFFPSGAFDLDNTLYLFTSGRYEYKNKGLDLFVEGLFRLNEKLRWARDVDGETVPTVVAFIITRAPVRSINVETLANQAQLEELKRTCDEITAGIGQRLFEEASRGHMVGRGDLIDEDAEIKLKRAINAARVRRFPSVVTHDLADDASDPVLRHLRHRNLINSPGDPVKVVFHPQFVSSTSPLITLDYGQFVRGCHVGVFPSYYEPWGYTPMEAMASGLPSITTDLSGFGSYVRGQDELEQTMPSYIPHTPAVLVLDRGRNGFHDSVEQMAEHLFNFTKLNRRQRIEVRNRVEKLSGRFDWSVLGRHYHSAHEQALGYLSGGKPERGSLELVEV